The genomic region AAACAGACGAACGTTTGGCCAAGCCGACAGACAAAAGTAGTGGATCCCCTAATTCTTTATGTAATCTCCACGCATAAGTCCCCATAAGGAAATATCTTGCACATCACGTCCAAAGACTCTACTACATGTCCATATCTTCCCCATATGGAAAAGATGCCCTAAAATGTCGGAAACCCTAGCCCTAGATCTTCTCTACATGAAAAGGTTCCCACATCCAAGGGATCTTGATTCACTACTCCCCACTATATAAGGATCGAGTTTGCTCCTCTCTCAGGTATGCAGAAAATTCCCTAGTTCTCTCACTATAGAgttcttaaagatttttcattCACTTAATTGATCTTCGGAGACTCTTTGGCCGGTACCATACTGGTGCTCTctgttaaattattgatttcTTGTTCTTCAGGTATCCATTGAAGCATTCAAGGACTATTAGCTCACTGatgatttttgtgcatcatcagttggcgctgtCTATAGGAACTAGTGATAAGCCATATCGCCGTTTCAAAGACAAAGAGTTGTATGGTCCTAACACGGTCAATGGCCATTACCAACCAAGAGACCGGGAACCCGCCTAGCGCATTGGAGAGGTAGGTGCAAACCCTTACCGCAGCAATTGAACGGCTCACTCAGTGGAATCATGAGTTAGAACAACAGTTGGAACAGCGGAACGACTAGGAGTCAAACGATCAAAATGACAAACAGGACAGGGACGAATGCGACAACAACCGTCCCCCGACGAATGATCACCAAGAAAGGGACAACCAAGAGGAAAGCAAAGCCGTCAGCAGACAAGACCAGCAGGATGCCAGTCGTCCCTCTAAGCTGGAAGTTGGCACATTACGCATGACACAAGAGATGCagatgataaaagaaaaatggacaTGATGATGAATGCCCTGAGTGGAAGGGTATCCACCAACTTGGATGAGCTAGTCTAACGGACCGGCTCACCCTTCACAACACAAGTGACTTTTTTCCCCCTTCCAGCCAAGTTCCGAATGCCATAGATGGAGGCATATGACGGTTCACGGGACCCACTCGACCATTTAGAGTCTTTCAAAACTCTTATGCACCTACAAGGAGTTCCGaatgaaatcatgtgtagggcgTTCCCCTCCACGCTCAAGGGACCCGCCAAGGTATGGTTCAGCAAGCTAGCCCCCAACACCCTCTCCACTTTCAAGGAACTAAGTGGGCATTTCATCACCCACTTTATCAGAGGCCAAAGGTATAAGAGGTCATTGGCGAGCTTGTTGAACATCAAGCGACGAGACGATGAGAGCTTGAGGCCTTACGTGACTCGTTTCAATAAGGAAGCCCCGTTAATTGACGAGGCCGACGACAAGGTCTTGGTCACCACATTCACCAATGGGCTTCAATCAAGGGAATTCCTCTTCTCCATATACAAGAACGACCCGAAAACGATGGCCGACATGTTATACAAGGCTaccaagtacatgaacgcgGAAGACACCATGATTGCCAGAGGGGGCAAAccgaagaagaaggaaaggcaAGAAGATTTTGAGTTTTGCTTTGGGTGCCCATGTGATGACTAACCAAAGGTAAGGAGAAGACTtgctttttgaaatttgaaatgagaTAAGACTCAGTGGAGGTAAACATGTGGAGGAGATAAaatcaaaatagaaataaagaaagataaattgcaaaattaaaagagGATGAGCAAAGGTGAAAAAAAGGTGAGTTATTAACAATTTATGGGCAGATGGTAGTGGAAAAGTGAGATACGtgtaccaaaacaaaaataaaaatgttatattcacaatatttttacaacattttcacaatagaTTTTAAGTTTCAGgttgttattattttctaaaaaatatttagtttatatatatatatatatatatatatatatatatatatattaaatatataaaatagcggtaaacccgaaacggtacaccggtattgaccggtactgAAATATATCATTCTGCTAGTCAAATCGATACAGCCTCCagtacgagattgactcccttgctTTAAACACCCGATTAGACCAAGTCCTCATGCAAATAAGGGACGATGCGATGCTAACATGGCCAGATAAGCTGACCCAAACAAAAGACCCAGAAACAAGTACTGTCACTTTCATCGGGACCATGTGCATGACACTTCCAAATGTTACAACCTGAAGCAGCAGATTGAGGCCTTCATCAAGCAGGGAAAGCTACATTGATTCGTTAGGGGTGGGGAGAACCCACCTAGAGACCCCAAACCTAACCGGCGAGTCGAAGAAAGGCCAAGGGCTCCGCTCGGGGAAATAAAGGTGATATTAAGGGAAGTGCGCTAGCTGGCTCTTCCAAGAAAGTGAAGAAGACGTATTTGCGGATGGTACAGGGCATCTAGATTTTGGGACGGCCACCCAAAGCAACTAGGGTTGATAACCCAGCCATTAGCTTCATAGAGGAAGATGCCTGATGACTCCATCATCCACATAATGATGCGTTGGTCATCAACTTATCAATAGAGGACTTTACCACCCGACGGGTACTGGTTAACAACAGTAGCTTGgcagatatcctctattaccCTGCATTTCAGTAGATAAAGATCGACAAAGAGCTTCTTTTACCCTTAGATACGTCGCTAGTCGGATCTGGCGGTACCAAGGTCTTCCCAGTCAGCACCATCACCTTACCAATGACCATTGGGACGTACCTTCAGCAACTCACCAAAGAAGTCCTTTTTCTAGTTGTTGACTATTCGTCTGCCTATAACGCCATCATCGAGCGACCTACGCTCAACGCATGGAGAACAGCCACCTCTACATACAACCTGTTGGTGAAATTCCCAACGGAGTACTGAATAGGAGAAGCGCGTGGAGACCAAATGGCAGCCCATGAATGCTATGTGGCAATGTTAGAAATGGACAATCACCTTTAGGCATTAAACATTGAGGAGCGACAAGTCACCATGGAACAAACTGAGGACTTAGAAGAAATCTCTCTAGATGACGACCTCCTAGGCCGAATCACCCGTATTGGTACGCAAGTGGACCCAACAGTCCTCAAGGAACTTACCCTCTTCTTAAGAAATAATAGAAATGTTTTCACCTGGAGTCATAAGGACATGCTGGGTATCAACCCAATAGTCATGGTGCACAAGCTCAATGTGAGCCCGTCTTTCCCTCCCGTCAGACAGAAGAAAAGAGATTTTGCTCAAGAAAGAGACAAAGCCATAGCCGAAGAAATGTTGAGGTatatgtagatgacatgctCGTAAAGAGAGCGAAGGAAAACAACCATCTAGATGATCTGCAAGAAATGTTTGATACCTTGCGTCACTACGATATGAAGCTCAACCCCAGCAAGTGTACATTTGGGGTATCATcgggaaagttcctaggcttcATGGTGTCGTAGCGAGGCGTAGAGGCCAATTCCGACAAGATTCGGGCCATACTAGAAAGGACACCACCAAAAAGCGTTAAGGAGGTACAAAGCCTAAACGGTAGGGTTACGGCTCTCAATAGATTCGTCTCTAGGGTGACGAAAAAATGCCTACCATTTTTCAAGACATTGAAGAAAGCCTTCAAAAGGATCGATGAGTGCCAAGAACCCTTCGAAGAGCTAAAGACATACCTCACCTCACCTCCCTTACTAAGTCCATCTAAAGCCAGTGAGGAGCACTCCCTCTACTTAGCCGTATCACCAACGGCCGCCAATTCGGCCCTTATCTGGGAAGAAAACCGCGTACAACTGTCAGTGTACTACACCAATCGAGCACTCTAGGGGGTAGAGGAAAGATACCCCCCGATGGAAATCTAGCATTTGCCCTAGTTACGGCTGCTTGAAATCTCAGGCCATACTTCCAAGCACATACCATAGTGGTGCAGAAGAACAAACTGTTGCGGAGAGCGATGAACAATCTGGAAGCAGCTAGACAGTTGGCCTTATGGGCAATAGAGTTGAACGAATTCGACATTCTATACCGACCAAGGACTACAATCAAAGCCCAGGCCTTGGCCAACTTTGTTGCCGAGTTCACAACAAAAGAAGATGAGGATGAAGAACCAGCAATGTGGATGGTATGGACAAGTGACTCGTCCAACCAACATGTCGGAGGAATCAGAGTCGTCCTACAGTCACCCAACAACGAAGCTAAATATAAGGCAGTCCTTACAGGCCTCGACCTGGCTAAAGTAGTAGGGGCTTCATCAGTAGTCATACACAGCAACTCGTAAGTC from Castanea sativa cultivar Marrone di Chiusa Pesio chromosome 11, ASM4071231v1 harbors:
- the LOC142616974 gene encoding uncharacterized protein LOC142616974, coding for MEAYDGSRDPLDHLESFKTLMHLQGVPNEIMCRAFPSTLKGPAKVWFSKLAPNTLSTFKELSGHFITHFIRGQRYKRSLASLLNIKRRDDESLRPYVTRFNKEAPLIDEADDKVLVTTFTNGLQSREFLFSIYKNDPKTMADMLYKATKYMNAEDTMIARGGKPKKKERQEDFEFCFGCPCDD